One window from the genome of Lentibacillus daqui encodes:
- a CDS encoding APC family permease, whose product MSEKDTLKRSLGLWAIVGLGLGYMTPTVVFDTFGIVSKETSGVVPLAYVVALIVMLFTAISYGKMVQVFPSAGSAYTYTRETMNPYLGFMVGWAALLDYLLLPMVNALIIRIYMVSFFPEVPAWIWVVGYVIVVTGVNIWSMGKTSNLNSILIVFVSTLIVAFIVLAFIKLSQGMGQGTIMTMDPLFHSNVEITSVLTGATVVCFSFIGFDAITMYTEEAKNTKVMPKAIMLTVLIGGGIFFVCGYFAQALFPDVSQFKVVDDPLPEIGLYLGGTLFKILFVAGAFAATTASGLASHASVSRLLYVMGRNGVLPRKFFGYVHPKFRTPVLSIILVGVVSLFAITPSLELISAVINFGALIAFTFVNLSVIAYFVFRKKRYKTPRDIFSYLIMPLIGAGLTGVLWYFLHADALIGGVVWVAIGIIYMLFQTRFFKRKMADFDFEEAEKATSL is encoded by the coding sequence ATGTCAGAGAAAGATACGCTAAAGCGTTCGCTTGGACTATGGGCGATTGTTGGTCTTGGTTTAGGCTATATGACGCCAACCGTTGTATTTGATACGTTTGGGATTGTCTCAAAGGAAACCAGTGGAGTTGTACCGCTTGCATATGTTGTAGCATTAATTGTCATGTTATTTACCGCGATTAGTTATGGAAAGATGGTACAAGTATTTCCGAGTGCTGGTTCCGCTTACACGTATACACGAGAAACGATGAATCCGTATCTTGGTTTCATGGTTGGTTGGGCGGCATTATTGGATTATTTGCTGTTGCCGATGGTCAATGCTTTGATTATTCGCATTTACATGGTGTCTTTTTTTCCAGAGGTACCTGCATGGATCTGGGTAGTTGGCTATGTAATCGTAGTGACAGGGGTTAATATTTGGAGTATGGGTAAAACATCCAATTTGAATTCCATCCTTATCGTTTTTGTATCCACTTTAATTGTAGCCTTTATTGTTCTCGCCTTTATTAAACTATCACAAGGGATGGGGCAAGGAACCATTATGACAATGGATCCACTATTTCATTCCAATGTGGAGATTACCTCGGTTTTGACCGGTGCAACAGTTGTTTGTTTTTCATTCATTGGTTTTGATGCCATTACGATGTATACGGAAGAGGCGAAAAATACTAAGGTTATGCCGAAAGCGATTATGCTGACTGTACTGATAGGCGGAGGTATCTTTTTTGTATGCGGTTATTTCGCCCAGGCATTGTTTCCGGATGTATCGCAATTTAAAGTGGTTGATGATCCGTTACCTGAGATAGGCTTATATCTTGGTGGAACACTCTTCAAAATATTATTCGTCGCTGGTGCGTTTGCAGCGACAACAGCTTCCGGACTTGCGTCACATGCCAGTGTTTCCCGTCTGTTATATGTGATGGGGCGAAATGGAGTATTACCAAGAAAATTCTTTGGGTATGTCCATCCTAAATTTAGAACTCCAGTCCTGTCGATTATATTAGTTGGCGTCGTCTCGTTGTTTGCAATAACCCCTAGTCTGGAATTGATTTCTGCTGTGATTAATTTTGGGGCATTGATTGCTTTTACATTTGTTAATTTGTCCGTTATTGCCTATTTTGTATTCCGGAAGAAAAGGTATAAAACGCCAAGGGATATTTTTTCCTATTTAATCATGCCCCTTATCGGAGCAGGATTAACAGGTGTTTTATGGTACTTTCTGCATGCTGATGCGCTTATTGGTGGTGTCGTTTGGGTGGCGATCGGGATTATTTACATGCTGTTTCAAACGAGATTCTTTAAAAGGAAGATGGCTGATTTTGATTTTGAAGAAGCGGAAAAAGCGACATCCCTTTGA
- a CDS encoding APC family permease, protein MKEDTKLSRSLSLFSVVLFGFAFMAIGTVFSTYGVASQLSHGMVAGSYVLASIVMLFTAYSYGQMAKAYPISGSAYTYSQKAISPHIGFLVGWAILMDYIFIPMVNYLLFGIFFSAAIPEIPSYVWILLLIIIITFINIKGVKLATGANVLIIGFSIFFIILFCLFSVKTILQGTGTGMLVNMEPFINTDEPLKFIVAGAALLCFSFLGFDSVSTFAEETVNPKKNIPRAILIITIIGGLIFVIVSYFAHNVWPDYASFKDPDSASYEIIELVGGNFLKTLFLIMYAAGVVGSAMSSQASAARVLYAMGRDGQLPKKFFGKLHKKYKTPVNNILLISILSLSSLFLSLTLVASFINFGAFLAFTFVNISVIVLFFGRQKKRSLKGIICYLIIPLIGGVLDIWLLINLDIHSKVLGSIWFLLGVLYLAFLTKGFKKRPPELRLEETETA, encoded by the coding sequence ATGAAGGAAGATACGAAATTATCCAGATCCCTGTCGCTGTTTTCCGTTGTATTATTCGGGTTTGCATTCATGGCGATAGGAACCGTGTTCAGCACATATGGTGTTGCATCGCAATTATCACATGGCATGGTTGCCGGTTCGTATGTTTTGGCATCAATCGTGATGTTATTTACGGCCTATAGTTACGGACAAATGGCTAAAGCTTATCCGATCTCCGGATCCGCTTATACGTATTCTCAAAAAGCCATTAGTCCACATATAGGTTTTCTTGTGGGATGGGCTATATTAATGGACTATATATTCATTCCAATGGTCAATTATTTGCTGTTTGGTATTTTCTTTTCGGCGGCTATTCCGGAAATACCATCGTATGTTTGGATTTTGTTACTGATTATTATAATAACTTTTATTAATATTAAGGGGGTAAAATTAGCTACCGGTGCGAATGTATTGATTATTGGATTCTCCATATTTTTCATCATTCTTTTCTGTCTGTTTTCTGTAAAAACGATTCTTCAAGGTACAGGAACAGGGATGCTCGTGAATATGGAACCGTTTATCAACACGGATGAACCGTTAAAGTTTATCGTGGCCGGCGCAGCTTTACTTTGTTTTTCCTTTCTTGGGTTTGATTCCGTGTCCACTTTTGCTGAAGAAACGGTTAATCCTAAAAAGAATATCCCACGAGCTATTTTAATTATCACGATCATCGGGGGACTCATTTTTGTCATTGTGTCGTATTTCGCACACAATGTATGGCCAGATTATGCGAGTTTCAAAGATCCGGATTCAGCCTCCTATGAGATTATTGAACTTGTGGGTGGGAATTTTCTAAAGACATTATTCTTAATTATGTATGCGGCAGGTGTAGTAGGTTCAGCCATGTCATCACAAGCCAGCGCTGCACGTGTACTGTACGCTATGGGAAGGGATGGGCAGTTACCGAAGAAATTTTTTGGTAAATTGCACAAAAAGTATAAGACACCGGTCAATAATATTTTGCTGATTAGCATTTTATCATTGTCATCATTATTTTTAAGTTTGACATTGGTTGCTTCTTTTATTAATTTTGGCGCATTTTTAGCATTTACGTTTGTGAATATCTCTGTTATTGTTTTATTTTTTGGACGACAGAAAAAACGTTCGCTTAAAGGGATTATCTGTTACTTGATTATTCCTTTGATCGGCGGGGTTCTTGATATATGGTTACTTATCAATCTCGATATACATTCCAAAGTTCTTGGAAGCATCTGGTTTTTATTAGGGGTTTTATATTTAGCGTTTTTAACAAAGGGCTTTAAAAAACGTCCACCGGAATTAAGATTGGAAGAAACAGAAACAGCATAA
- a CDS encoding amidohydrolase, with amino-acid sequence MVLADKIFSSQSVFTGLQDHAQPGAIALKDNKIIATGSIEEMKAFIGPNTKEFDFGDRTIMPGFHDAHLHIMLGALLIHGSVDLSDAISSGDAIEKVKEFADQRPNDEWIIGYGWDHLSWGEDFPNRFIIDQAVIDRPVLLFHAELHYAWVNSKALKTAGVTSETENPSNGKIQKDEDGEPTGILIETATSLVADVGLAMSKQDLQGLLEAFLQETARLGITSVNDLYQSSVEQMHGPDIFHLFKEFDEAERLTTRIHLYPVLDGNIEEAKDMKKTFDSGKLKISGLKQFIDGVVTSHTAYMLDPYVDKPETKGNTALPKEVIRRRALQADKEGFQIRFHAIGDGAVSFGLDVFEEAQKINGVRDSRHALEHIEVIHPNDISRLKALGVIPSIQPAHLALMPKESHTTRVKKEKHPYLYTCKSLQGEEIKVSFGTDFPVTVLNPMLEIYYAVNRLDYTGENVWNAQEKLSVAEALKAYTSGSAYSVFREDELGTLEEGKLADIVVLDENIFKIPRENIADVKVAMTVVDGKIVFQKSNSSTSEHYRAKAER; translated from the coding sequence ATGGTTCTAGCAGACAAAATATTTTCCAGTCAATCCGTATTTACTGGTTTACAGGATCATGCCCAACCGGGTGCGATTGCGTTGAAGGATAACAAAATAATAGCTACTGGTTCTATAGAGGAAATGAAAGCATTCATTGGACCGAACACAAAAGAATTTGATTTTGGTGATCGAACAATTATGCCTGGTTTCCACGATGCGCATCTTCACATTATGCTGGGTGCATTGTTAATTCATGGTAGTGTTGATTTATCAGATGCTATTTCTTCAGGGGATGCCATCGAAAAAGTAAAGGAGTTTGCCGATCAAAGGCCAAATGATGAGTGGATTATCGGTTATGGTTGGGATCATTTAAGCTGGGGAGAGGACTTCCCTAATCGCTTTATTATTGATCAGGCAGTCATTGACCGACCAGTGCTCTTGTTTCATGCAGAATTGCATTATGCGTGGGTTAATAGTAAAGCGCTTAAAACGGCCGGGGTAACAAGTGAAACAGAAAACCCATCCAATGGAAAGATACAAAAAGATGAAGATGGCGAACCAACCGGTATTTTAATTGAAACTGCAACATCTCTGGTGGCAGACGTCGGGTTAGCCATGTCCAAGCAGGATCTGCAGGGGTTGTTGGAGGCTTTTTTGCAGGAAACGGCCAGATTGGGTATTACTTCAGTCAATGATTTATACCAGAGTAGTGTTGAACAAATGCATGGTCCAGACATATTCCATTTATTTAAAGAATTTGATGAAGCAGAACGATTGACTACCCGCATTCATCTTTATCCAGTTTTAGATGGCAACATAGAAGAAGCGAAAGATATGAAAAAAACCTTTGATTCGGGAAAACTAAAAATTTCGGGGCTGAAGCAGTTTATTGATGGTGTTGTGACAAGTCATACCGCTTATATGTTAGATCCATATGTAGATAAACCCGAAACAAAGGGAAATACTGCTTTACCAAAAGAGGTGATAAGAAGGCGCGCATTACAGGCTGATAAGGAAGGATTTCAAATCCGGTTTCATGCTATAGGAGATGGAGCAGTCAGTTTTGGTCTGGATGTTTTTGAAGAAGCACAAAAAATAAATGGAGTTAGAGATTCGCGTCATGCATTGGAACACATTGAGGTAATTCATCCGAATGACATATCAAGACTAAAGGCGTTGGGAGTTATTCCTTCCATCCAGCCTGCTCATTTGGCGCTTATGCCAAAAGAAAGTCATACGACACGGGTGAAAAAAGAAAAACATCCCTATCTATATACTTGCAAGTCATTACAAGGGGAAGAAATAAAGGTATCATTCGGTACTGACTTTCCGGTAACTGTATTGAACCCGATGCTGGAAATTTATTATGCCGTAAATCGATTGGATTACACTGGAGAAAATGTTTGGAATGCGCAAGAGAAACTTTCTGTTGCAGAAGCTTTGAAGGCTTATACTAGTGGTTCAGCATACAGTGTTTTTAGAGAAGATGAATTAGGAACGTTAGAAGAAGGAAAGCTTGCGGACATTGTCGTTTTGGATGAAAACATCTTCAAAATACCCCGGGAAAATATAGCTGATGTGAAAGTTGCTATGACAGTGGTTGACGGAAAGATTGTTTTTCAAAAGAGCAATTCATCAACTTCCGAACATTACCGTGCAAAAGCAGAGAGGTGA
- a CDS encoding NAD-dependent succinate-semialdehyde dehydrogenase, producing MVYINGEWKASNEKWDVVNPATGDVIESIAVVGKAETKEAISCAKEAFKTWKKTTGNQRSHYLAETVRLMKERKDELAETVTKENGKPLADAKSEVNSAISYLDWYAEEAKRVYGDTVPASHPDKHLMVIRQPVGVAAAITPWNFPLSMITRKIAPALAAGCTIVLKPAPATPLSAIKVFECFHEAGLPKGVANLVIGEAEEIGSEMTSNPDVRKITFTGSTAVGKKLIRDSADTVKKISMELGGHAPLIVFEDADLDAAVEGVLLSKFKNTGQTCISTNRIYVSESVAEEFGEKLAEKVSQLKVGNGLEDGVDVGPLISDAALEKVSSHVEDAKKHNGKVLCGGKTSGGEQNFYEPTVIQYANDEMKIATEETFGPVAPIFTFKTEEEVTERANHASYGLAAYCFTNDLGRGLRMMQELEFGIVGINDPTPITIQAPFGGVKESGIGKEGGKYGLLEYLEEKYVSIKENR from the coding sequence ATGGTCTATATTAATGGTGAATGGAAAGCATCCAACGAAAAGTGGGATGTGGTTAATCCTGCAACAGGAGATGTGATTGAGTCTATTGCAGTCGTGGGTAAGGCGGAAACAAAAGAAGCGATTTCTTGTGCGAAGGAAGCATTTAAAACCTGGAAGAAAACGACGGGGAATCAACGAAGTCATTACTTGGCGGAAACCGTTCGTTTAATGAAGGAACGTAAGGATGAATTAGCAGAGACCGTTACCAAAGAAAACGGGAAACCACTTGCAGATGCAAAAAGTGAGGTTAACAGCGCTATCAGTTATCTGGACTGGTATGCAGAAGAAGCTAAACGTGTGTATGGGGATACGGTACCTGCTTCCCACCCAGATAAACACTTAATGGTCATTCGTCAACCCGTTGGTGTAGCTGCTGCGATTACGCCGTGGAACTTTCCATTGTCAATGATCACCCGAAAAATTGCACCTGCACTTGCTGCCGGATGTACGATTGTATTAAAACCGGCTCCGGCAACACCATTATCCGCCATCAAAGTGTTTGAATGTTTCCATGAAGCTGGATTGCCAAAAGGCGTGGCGAATCTCGTGATTGGAGAGGCAGAGGAAATCGGCAGTGAGATGACGAGCAATCCGGATGTACGCAAAATCACCTTTACAGGATCAACCGCAGTCGGTAAAAAATTAATCCGCGATTCAGCGGATACGGTGAAAAAGATCTCTATGGAACTGGGAGGCCATGCACCGCTCATTGTGTTTGAAGATGCGGATCTGGATGCAGCCGTTGAAGGTGTCTTGCTTTCGAAATTTAAAAACACAGGTCAAACCTGTATCAGTACTAACCGGATATACGTTTCTGAGAGTGTTGCTGAAGAGTTTGGAGAGAAGCTTGCCGAGAAAGTTTCTCAGTTAAAGGTTGGCAATGGTTTGGAAGATGGTGTCGATGTTGGTCCGCTAATTAGCGATGCGGCATTAGAAAAGGTATCCAGTCATGTAGAAGATGCCAAAAAACATAACGGAAAAGTGCTCTGTGGTGGAAAAACATCCGGTGGTGAGCAAAATTTCTATGAACCAACCGTTATTCAGTATGCCAATGATGAGATGAAGATTGCGACGGAAGAAACATTTGGCCCGGTAGCACCGATCTTTACATTTAAAACAGAAGAAGAGGTGACAGAACGCGCGAATCATGCCTCTTATGGATTGGCTGCCTATTGTTTCACCAATGACTTGGGTCGCGGACTTCGAATGATGCAAGAATTAGAGTTTGGTATTGTTGGTATTAACGATCCAACACCTATTACCATTCAGGCGCCGTTTGGTGGTGTGAAGGAAAGTGGGATTGGTAAAGAAGGCGGAAAATACGGTCTGTTGGAGTATTTAGAGGAAAAGTATGTTTCTATAAAAGAGAACAGGTAA